Proteins from a single region of Mus pahari chromosome 2, PAHARI_EIJ_v1.1, whole genome shotgun sequence:
- the Spr gene encoding sepiapterin reductase, with protein MEGGGLGCAVCVLTGASRGFGRALAPQLARLLSPGSVMLLSARSKSMLLQLKEELGAQQPDLRVVLAAADLGTEAGVQRLLSAVRELPRPEGLQRLLLINNAGTLGDVSKGFLNVHDLAEVNNYWALNLTSMLCLTSGTLNAFQDSPGLSRTVVNISSLCALQPFKGWGLYCAGKAARDMLYQVLAVEEPSVRVLSYAPGPLDSDMQQLARETSMDPELRSRLQKLKSDGELVDCGTSAQKLLGLLQKDTFQSGAHVDFYDG; from the exons ATGGAGGGAGGCGGGCTGGGCTGCGCTGTGTGCGTGCTGACCGGGGCCTCCCGGGGCTTTGGTCGCGCCCTGGCCCCGCAGCTAGCCCGGTTGCTGTCGCCCGGTTCGGTGATGCTCCTAAGCGCACGCAGTAAGTCGATGTTGCTGCAACTGAAGGAGGAGCTGGGCGCTCAGCAGCCTGACCTGAGAGTGGTGCTGGCAGCCGCCGATCTGGGCACCGAGGCCGGCGTGCAGCGGTTGCTGAGCGCGGTACGCGAGCTCCCGAGGCCCGAGGGGCTGCAGCGCCTGCTGCTCATCAACAACGCAG gcaCTCTTGGGGATGTTTCCAAAGGCTTCCTGAACGTTCATGACCTAGCTGAGGTGAACAACTACTGGGCTCTGAACCTGACCTCCATGCTCTGCTTGACCTCCGGCACCTTGAATGCCTTCCAGGATAGTCCTGGCCTGAGCAGGACTGTGGTTAACATCTCATCTCTGTGTGCCCTGCAGCCCTTCAAGGGCTGGGGTCTGTACTGTGCAGGGAAGGCTGCCCGAGACATGCTCTACCAGGTCCTGGCTGTTGAGGAACCCAGTGTGCGGGTGCTGAGCTATGCCCCAG GTCCTCTGGACAGCGACATGCAGCAGTTGGCTCGGGAAACCTCCATGGACCCAGAGTTAAGGAGCAGGCTGCAGAAGTTGAAGTCGGACGGGGAGCTGGTGGATTGTGGGACTTCAGCCCAGAAACTTCTGGGCTTGCTGCAAAAGGACACCTTCCAATCTGGAGCCCACGTGGACTTCTATGACGGTTAA